A stretch of the Thermodesulfovibrionales bacterium genome encodes the following:
- the grpE gene encoding nucleotide exchange factor GrpE yields the protein MDEERVSREEIQEGESVPSGEIAHEEKGEIPSEEKKGIPFNEEALINHMKKEIEELKDKYKRLYAEFENYKRMVAKEKEEIIKYSNEALINALIPSLDNLEMAVKHAEEVNSGLVEGVKLTLREILRVLEKAGLTQIDSYMKPFDPVYHEAMSMVEREDLDELTVVEEFRKGYIYKDKVLRPSLVAVSKKPDKKEGNSSVSE from the coding sequence ATGGATGAGGAGAGGGTATCAAGAGAAGAAATTCAGGAAGGGGAATCAGTACCTTCAGGTGAAATAGCGCACGAGGAAAAAGGAGAAATTCCGTCAGAAGAAAAAAAGGGGATCCCTTTCAATGAGGAGGCCCTTATCAATCACATGAAAAAGGAGATTGAAGAACTGAAGGATAAATATAAAAGACTATATGCAGAGTTTGAGAATTATAAAAGAATGGTAGCAAAAGAAAAAGAAGAGATTATTAAATACTCAAATGAGGCATTAATAAATGCCCTTATTCCTTCGCTTGATAATCTTGAGATGGCTGTAAAGCATGCAGAAGAGGTGAATTCAGGTCTTGTGGAGGGTGTTAAACTTACTTTAAGAGAGATTTTGAGGGTGCTTGAAAAGGCAGGACTCACACAGATAGACTCTTATATGAAACCCTTTGATCCTGTTTATCACGAGGCAATGTCTATGGTCGAAAGAGAGGACCTTGATGAACTGACAGTTGTTGAGGAATTCAGAAAGGGATATATTTACAAAGATAAGGTCCTGAGACCTTCCCTTGTAGCAGTTTCAAAAAAACCTGATAAAAAGGAAGGTAACAGTTCAGTTAGTGAATAA